One stretch of Cohnella algarum DNA includes these proteins:
- a CDS encoding methyl-accepting chemotaxis protein — MSMGNAGNTLGKKLGLFGGGGAALLQAFALVLMLIGMDWAEHKLLIVGVIAIEIVFFIALGYGIAYLNRTVIEPIGRVTSTLKDIAGSGGDLTRRIDFRSQDEVGDLARAANDMLDGLQNMMRELRDSTAELAAAAILLQQGADENAKVSTEVTRAVERVAAGSETQVNQSQHISSVMQETMNGLSQVAGTTTGVSESALSTRTRAEGGSELLRKAATDVVQVESAFRSLQETVRGLNHKSSQVLEVIGYISEVSNQTHLLALNAAIEAARAGEHGRGFAVVAQEIRKLADQTQQSAVQIGNTLETMSGDIGAVAAMFEQSAEQVYGAVSGMRTAEEAFREIVAEVGEFSGNITEAAAAVEQMTAGGQTVLQSIRDIAQITEETASFSQQMSAMTEQQLSSTEEMARTAHKLSSMASRLKGMTANYRA, encoded by the coding sequence ATGTCTATGGGGAATGCGGGGAACACATTGGGGAAAAAGCTCGGACTGTTCGGCGGCGGGGGAGCGGCATTGTTGCAAGCGTTCGCGCTTGTCCTGATGCTGATCGGCATGGATTGGGCCGAGCATAAGCTTCTGATCGTCGGGGTGATTGCGATCGAAATCGTCTTTTTCATCGCCTTGGGCTACGGGATCGCCTATTTGAACCGAACCGTCATCGAGCCGATCGGGCGCGTGACCTCGACCTTGAAGGATATCGCCGGATCCGGCGGCGATTTGACCCGGCGAATCGATTTTCGTTCGCAGGATGAAGTGGGGGATTTGGCTCGGGCGGCTAACGATATGCTGGACGGCTTGCAAAACATGATGCGCGAGCTGCGGGACAGTACGGCGGAGCTTGCGGCCGCGGCGATCCTGCTGCAGCAGGGGGCGGACGAAAACGCGAAGGTGAGCACGGAGGTTACCCGGGCCGTCGAACGCGTCGCCGCCGGTTCCGAAACGCAGGTGAACCAATCGCAGCATATTTCCTCGGTCATGCAGGAAACGATGAACGGCTTGAGCCAGGTGGCCGGGACGACGACCGGCGTATCGGAGTCGGCCTTGTCGACCCGAACGCGCGCCGAAGGCGGCTCCGAGCTGCTGCGCAAAGCGGCGACCGACGTCGTGCAGGTCGAATCGGCTTTTCGCTCCTTGCAGGAAACGGTGAGAGGCTTGAATCACAAATCCTCGCAAGTGCTGGAAGTCATCGGTTATATTTCGGAAGTGTCGAATCAAACCCATCTGCTCGCCCTGAACGCGGCCATCGAAGCGGCGAGGGCGGGCGAGCACGGGCGCGGCTTCGCGGTCGTCGCCCAGGAAATCCGCAAGCTGGCGGACCAGACGCAGCAATCCGCCGTGCAAATCGGCAATACGCTGGAGACGATGTCGGGCGACATCGGCGCCGTCGCCGCCATGTTCGAACAAAGCGCGGAGCAAGTGTACGGCGCCGTTTCGGGCATGCGCACCGCCGAGGAAGCGTTCCGCGAAATCGTCGCGGAAGTGGGCGAATTCAGCGGAAACATTACGGAAGCGGCCGCGGCGGTCGAACAGATGACGGCGGGAGGCCAGACCGTGCTGCAATCGATTCGGGACATCGCGCAAATTACGGAGGAAACGGCCTCGTTCTCGCAGCAGATGTCGGCGATGACGGAGCAGCAGCTTTCCTCGACGGAGGAGATGGCCCGGACGGCCCACAAGCTGAGCTCCATGGCTTCCCGGCTCAAAGGGATGACCGCCAATTACCGCGCTTGA
- the tatC gene encoding twin-arginine translocase subunit TatC: MPLLEHIGELRKRIIYILIVLVLGLAGGLFCAKPLFEYLVAAAPADNIELNTFSPWDAIGLYMKFAFVVSFVVVIPFTMLQLWLFVRPGLHEKEQKATLRYVPAALVMLVAGIAFGYYVVFPMAYSFTENMTETLGLKQTYGAAQYFSFLFNIVLPLAVLFELPLVILFLTQLGILNPGFLKKFRRFAWFLMVLIGTVITPPDVISDLLVAVPLIVLYELSIMLSAAAYRKRLAKQREWEREWENEAPSGAAGSGS, from the coding sequence ATGCCCCTGCTGGAGCACATCGGAGAGCTCCGGAAACGCATCATCTACATTCTGATCGTTCTCGTGCTCGGTTTGGCCGGCGGCCTGTTTTGCGCAAAGCCGCTGTTCGAGTATCTCGTCGCCGCGGCGCCGGCGGACAACATCGAGCTGAACACCTTTTCGCCTTGGGATGCGATCGGTCTGTATATGAAATTCGCCTTCGTCGTCTCCTTTGTCGTCGTGATCCCCTTTACCATGCTTCAGCTTTGGCTGTTCGTCCGTCCCGGCCTCCATGAAAAGGAGCAAAAAGCGACGCTCCGGTACGTGCCGGCAGCTCTTGTTATGCTAGTAGCCGGCATTGCGTTCGGTTATTACGTCGTGTTTCCGATGGCTTATTCGTTCACGGAAAATATGACCGAGACGCTCGGACTTAAGCAAACGTACGGAGCCGCGCAGTATTTCTCTTTTTTGTTCAATATTGTGCTGCCTCTCGCCGTTTTGTTCGAGCTTCCGCTCGTGATCCTGTTTCTGACCCAGTTGGGCATTCTGAATCCGGGCTTTCTCAAGAAGTTTCGCCGCTTCGCGTGGTTTCTCATGGTGCTGATCGGAACGGTGATTACGCCTCCGGACGTCATTTCCGACCTTCTCGTCGCCGTGCCGCTCATCGTGCTTTACGAACTGAGCATTATGCTGTCCGCCGCGGCTTACCGGAAGCGGCTGGCCAAGCAGCGGGAATGGGAGCGGGAGTGGGAGAACGAGGCGCCGAGCGGCGCGGCCGGAAGCGGATCGTGA
- a CDS encoding twin-arginine translocase TatA/TatE family subunit, protein MSGIGATGIILLVVVALLLFGPNKLPELGRAFGRTLKEFKRGANDLMDDGQDRQGQGRRIEVSPSEAEQAKAEQPKAERRLPE, encoded by the coding sequence ATGTCAGGCATCGGCGCTACAGGAATTATTTTGCTCGTGGTGGTCGCGCTTCTGCTGTTCGGCCCCAACAAGCTTCCGGAGCTGGGCCGGGCTTTCGGCCGCACGCTGAAAGAATTCAAAAGAGGCGCCAACGATTTGATGGACGACGGTCAAGACCGCCAAGGCCAGGGGCGCAGGATCGAGGTAAGCCCGTCCGAAGCGGAACAGGCGAAGGCGGAACAGCCGAAGGCCGAAAGGCGTTTGCCGGAGTAA
- a CDS encoding MogA/MoaB family molybdenum cofactor biosynthesis protein, which translates to MRWKVALLTASDKGSRGEREDTSAQVIRELVEEELGGEIVDYRIVPDEHDEIRAALIEMADYYQADLIFTMGGVGLGLRDVTPEATMMVTERVVPGMAEAMRASAMSWSRRAMLFRGVCAIRGQTLIVNLPGEPKALHKLFMGIIDQLPFALLQVKGLRRELEE; encoded by the coding sequence ATGCGTTGGAAAGTGGCTTTGCTGACGGCCAGCGACAAGGGCTCGCGCGGAGAAAGAGAAGACACGAGCGCGCAGGTGATCCGCGAGCTGGTCGAAGAAGAACTCGGCGGGGAAATCGTCGATTACCGGATCGTGCCCGATGAGCACGACGAGATCCGCGCCGCCCTTATCGAAATGGCGGATTATTATCAGGCCGACCTGATCTTTACGATGGGAGGAGTGGGACTCGGCCTTCGCGATGTCACGCCCGAGGCGACGATGATGGTGACGGAGCGCGTCGTTCCCGGCATGGCCGAAGCGATGCGGGCTTCGGCCATGAGCTGGTCCCGCCGGGCGATGCTGTTTCGCGGAGTGTGCGCCATCCGCGGGCAAACGCTGATCGTCAATCTGCCCGGCGAGCCGAAAGCCCTTCATAAGCTGTTCATGGGCATTATCGATCAGCTCCCGTTCGCCCTGCTTCAGGTCAAAGGGCTGAGAAGGGAGCTGGAGGAATGA
- the moaC gene encoding cyclic pyranopterin monophosphate synthase MoaC, protein MNDAEDRLTHFNEQGRAVMVDVSDKPVTARTARAETRVTMAPETLKRIREGSVAKGDVLAVAQVAGIQAAKRTSDWIPMCHPLPLTGVNVTFADNGTDTLYIAAEVKTTGKTGVEMEALTAVSAVALTVYDMCKALQKDMVIGPTRLVSKTGGKNGDYAAADKEDQGS, encoded by the coding sequence ATGAACGACGCGGAGGATCGGCTCACCCATTTCAACGAACAGGGCAGGGCCGTGATGGTCGACGTGTCCGACAAGCCCGTCACCGCGCGGACGGCGCGGGCGGAAACCCGGGTGACGATGGCCCCGGAAACGCTGAAGCGGATTCGCGAAGGATCCGTCGCCAAAGGAGACGTGCTCGCGGTCGCCCAGGTGGCCGGCATTCAGGCGGCCAAGCGGACATCCGACTGGATTCCGATGTGCCACCCGCTGCCGCTGACCGGCGTTAACGTAACGTTCGCGGATAACGGGACCGACACGCTCTACATAGCGGCCGAGGTCAAAACAACGGGCAAGACCGGCGTGGAAATGGAGGCGCTCACCGCCGTTTCCGCAGTCGCGCTTACCGTTTACGATATGTGCAAAGCGCTGCAAAAAGACATGGTCATCGGCCCGACGCGGCTCGTTTCCAAAACCGGCGGGAAAAACGGCGACTACGCCGCGGCGGACAAGGAAGACCAAGGTTCCTGA
- a CDS encoding 5-formyltetrahydrofolate cyclo-ligase, producing MTIDKRQWRERFRAARDALPPEERARRSRQLCEAVLREALEPLAAKLARPLTVCAYGAFRSEADPEGIAAWCAERGHRIAATRVRDDGGGLELRAVASRADWKTGRWGVPEPDPQRCPALDPGEPVDAVLVPGLAFDRQGGRLGYGGGYYDRLYAARTSAGQASLWIGFAFELQVADDPLPKERHDLEMDGLATENGLIWFGRRETG from the coding sequence ATGACGATCGACAAACGGCAATGGCGGGAGCGTTTCCGGGCGGCAAGGGACGCTCTCCCGCCGGAGGAACGCGCGCGCAGGTCGCGGCAATTGTGCGAGGCGGTCTTACGGGAAGCGCTTGAGCCGCTGGCAGCGAAGCTGGCGAGACCGCTTACCGTCTGCGCGTACGGAGCGTTTCGTTCCGAAGCGGACCCGGAAGGAATCGCCGCCTGGTGCGCCGAACGCGGCCACCGGATCGCGGCGACGCGCGTCCGGGATGACGGAGGCGGGCTCGAGCTGCGGGCCGTCGCCTCGCGGGCGGACTGGAAGACCGGGCGGTGGGGCGTGCCCGAGCCGGATCCGCAACGGTGTCCGGCGCTCGACCCCGGCGAGCCGGTCGACGCGGTGCTCGTTCCGGGCCTCGCGTTCGACCGGCAAGGCGGCCGGCTCGGCTATGGCGGCGGGTACTACGATCGCTTGTATGCCGCAAGAACGTCCGCCGGACAGGCTTCGCTCTGGATCGGCTTCGCATTCGAACTGCAGGTGGCGGACGATCCATTGCCGAAGGAACGCCACGATCTGGAGATGGACGGTCTGGCGACCGAGAACGGACTGATCTGGTTTGGAAGGAGGGAGACCGGATGA